From the genome of Vigna angularis cultivar LongXiaoDou No.4 chromosome 11, ASM1680809v1, whole genome shotgun sequence, one region includes:
- the LOC108334465 gene encoding IAA-amino acid hydrolase ILR1-like 4 codes for MAFFFSRVNLFIFFHLLVATPIFSESSSSSHAISTTKFLDLAKDPQLFDWMVGIRRKIHENPELGYEEFQTSELIRVELDKLGISYKYPVAVTGVIGFIGTGLPPFVALRADMDALPMQELVEWEHKSKVPGKMHACGHDAHVAMLLGAAKILKEHENEIRGTVVLVFQPAEEGGAGAKKILDAGVLENMSAIFGLHIAPTFPIGEVAARAGPIFAGSGFFEATINGRGGHAAIPQHSIDPILAASNVIVSLQHIVSREANPLDSQVLTVGKFQGGGAFNVIPDSVTIGGTFRAFSKESFMQLRHRIEQVITGQAAVQRCNATVDFLDEEKPFFPPTVNNGDLHEFFQSVAGSLIGSNKVKDLQPLMGSEDFAFYQEVFPGYFFLLGMEDASVERLELPHSPYYKVNEDALPYGAALHASLATSYLLKLHQQVPVVEGKHHDEL; via the exons ATGGCTTTTTTCTTCAGTAGGGTCAACTTGTTCATCTTTTTTCATCTCCTTGTTGCAACACCCATCTTCTCAGAATCCTCCTCCAGCTCACATGCAATCTCCACCACCAAGTTCCTAGATTTAGCGAAGGATCCTCAGCTTTTTGATTGGATGGTGGGTATCAGGAGGAAGATTCACGAGAACCCAGAGCTGGGTTATGAGGAATTTCAGACCAGTGAACTGATAAGAGTGGAGTTGGATAAATTGGGCATCTCGTATAAATACCCAGTTGCAGTCACTGGTGTTATTGGCTTCATAGGGACTGGGCTCCCTCCTTTTGTAGCATTAAGAGCTGATATGGATGCTCTTCCTATGCAG GAACTGGTGGAATGGGAGCACAAGAGTAAAGTACCTGGAAAGATGCATGCTTGTGGTCATGATGCTCATGTCGCCATGCTTCTCGGTGCGGCAAAGATTCTCAAGGAGCATGAAAATGAGATTCGA GGAACTGTTGTTCTTGTTTTTCAACCAGCCGAAGAAGGAGGTGCAGGGGCTAAGAAAATTTTAGATGCTGGAGTCTTGGAAAATATGTCTGCCATATTTGGATTGCATATTGCACCTACCTTTCCTATTGGTGAAGTGGCTGCCAGGGCAGGTCCTATCTTTGCAGGAAGTGGCTTCTTTGAAGCAACAATAAATGGCAGGGGAGGTCATGCAGCTATCCCTCAGCACTCTATAGACCCAATATTGGCAGCTTCCAATGTCATTGTTAGCTTACAGCATATTGTATCTCGCGAGGCCAATCCTCTGGACTCCCAG GTTCTGACTGTAGGGAAATTTCAAGGAGGTGGTGCTTTCAATGTTATTCCAGACTCTGTCACAATTGGTGGCACCTTTCGAGCTTTTTCAAAAGAAAGTTTCATGCAACTGAGACATCGGATTGAGCAG GTTATCACTGGGCAAGCTGCAGTGCAGAGATGCAATGCAACGGTCGACTTTCTTGATGAAGAGAAACCTTTCTTCCCCCCTACAGTGAACAATGGTGACTTGCATGAGTTCTTTCAAAGTGTTGCTGGGAGTTTAATTGGTAGCAATAAAGTTAAGGACTTGCAACCATTGATGGGATCTGAGGACTTTGCATTCTATCAAGAGGTTTTTCCAGGGTACTTCTTCCTCCTTGGAATGGAGGATGCTTCTGTTGAGCGTCTTGAGTTACCACATTCTCCATATTACAAAGTCAATGAAGATGCACTTCCTTATGGAGCTGCACTTCATGCATCATTAGCTACTAGCTACCTTCTTAAATTACATCAACAAGTACCAGTAGTGGAGGGAAAGCATCACGATGAATTATAG
- the LOC108334362 gene encoding uncharacterized protein LOC108334362 produces the protein MASISNLTNALPLHIRRFRPCGYSSSLCTLSCSLAEEVDPKPPIPKPNSYFPKRGQTLELMCESLAFKGKGLCKVTETGFVVLCDRALPGEHFIGRVTRKKGNYAEVTKVKTITPPRDIVDAPCVYAPYCGGCKTQNLSYEAQVRAKEEQVRDLLIHVGRFSGELVQLYGVMKPIVPCDIQFHYRNKMEFSFGPQRWLPRESLHERRAVDADNENENFALGLHAPGFFDKILNVDKCLLQSHPANKVLAAIQECWRDPQLGFSPYDVHSHKGFLKHLMLRSGRDVTTGQPEVMVNFVSSSYKPDLLKFLVDKVSAFPEVVSVVNNVNTSVGNTSVGEEEYTLYGKSSIRETLRGLTFQISANSFFQTNTYQAEVLYKLIEDCAGVKGDGSEIVLDLFCGTGTIGLTLARRVSHVYGYEVVPQAIADACLNAKINGIQNATFIQGDLNKIDENFGKNFPKPDIVISDPNRPGMHMKLIKFLLNLKAPRIVYVSCNPATCARDLDFLCHGVAEQNINGCYKLISLQPVDMFPHTPHIECVCLLELQ, from the exons ATGGCGAGCATTTCAAACTTAACCAACGCTCTGCCACTGCATATTCGAAGGTTTCGACCTTGTGGCTACTCTTCTTCTCTGTGTACTCTGTCTTGTTCTCTCGCCGAGGAGGTCGACCCCAAACCACCCATTCCCAAACCTAATTCGTACTTCCCGAAGCGTGGCCAAACCCTTGAACTCATGTGCGAGTCCCTCGCCTTCAAAGGCAAGGGCCTCTGCAAGGTCACAGAAACAGGCTTCGTTGTCCTATGCGACCGCGCACTTCCCGGAGAACACTTCATTGGCCGCGTCACTCGCAAAAAGGGAAATTACGCCGAG GTAACTAAGGTGAAGACCATAACTCCTCCACGCGACATTGTGGATGCTCCTTGTGTTTACGCTCCGTATTGTGGAGGCTGCAAGACGCAGAACTTGTCCTACGAGGCTCAGGTCAGAGCCAAGGAAGAGCAGGTCCGTGACTTGTTGATTCACGTGGGAAGGTTTTCGGGCGAACTGGTTCAGTTGTACGGCGTTATGAAGCCAATTGTACCTTGTGATATCCAGTTTCATTATAGGAATAAG ATGGAATTCTCCTTTGGTCCCCAAAGATGGTTGCCTAGAGAATCACTGCATGAGCGACGAGCTGTTGATGCTGATAATGAAAATGAGAATTTTGCGCTGGGATTGCATGCTCCGGgtttttttgataaaattctaAATGTTGACAAGTGCTTATTGCAATCTCATCCTGCTAATAAG GTACTTGCAGCCATCCAAGAATGTTGGAGAGATCCACAACTTGGTTTTTCTCCATATGATGTTCATTCACACAAGGGATTTCTTAAGCATTTGATGCTGAGATCGGGAAG GGATGTCACAACTGGTCAGCCTGAAGTTATGGTCAACTTTGTGAGCTCTTCCTACAAACCAGACCTGTTGAAGTTCCTTGTTGATAAAGTTTCTGCATTTCCTGAAGTG GTAAGTGTCGTTAATAATGTAAATACTTCTGTTGGTAACACATCGGTTGGAGAGGAAGAATACACTTTGTATGGGAAATCTAGCATCAGAGAGACATTAAGAGGGCTTACATTCCAAATATCAgcaaactctttctttcaaacAAACACTTATCAG GCAGAGGTTTTATATAAGCTTATAGAAGATTGTGCTGGTGTCAAGGGTGATGGCTCTGAAATTGTCCTTGACCTGTTTTGTGGAACAGGCACCATAGGTCTGACGCTTGCAAGAAG GGTAAGTCATGTTTATGGCTATGAAGTAGTTCCTCAAGCCATCGCAGATGCTTGTCTTAATGCCAAGATAAATGGCATACAGAATGCAACATTTATCCAGGGAGatctaaataaaattgatgaaaattttggGAAGAATTTTCCTAAACCTGATATCGTCATTTCAG ATCCCAATCGTCCAGGAATGCACATGAAGTTGATTAAATTCCTGCTTAATCTTAAGGCACCTCGCATAGTGTATGTGTCATGTAATCCTGCCACATGTGCACGTGATCTTGATTTTCTTTGTCACGGCGTG GCCGAACAGAATATAAACGGATGTTACAAACTAATAAGCCTACAGCCAGTTGACATGTTCCCACACACACCTCATATTGAGTGTGTTTGCCTTCTGGAGCTTCAGTAA